GAATGATTAAAGAAATAAGTTATAAAAGTTAATCAACAAAAGCTAGCAGGATGCTGGCTGATAGAAACATATATCCCTTCACTGTATTTGGAGGCCTAGGTGTGAGGATATTGACTGCTAAAAACATGCATTCCTTGTGTTTAGAGATCAACAAATCATAAAACAGATGGGTGGTTGGGATGGATTTCATTTCATCAGTAGTCATAGTGACAAGGGCAACAATTGTACTGCAAGGTGAACAGTGTACCGCAAAAGGGATTTTTGCAATAGAAAGTTAGATTCGATCTCTAGATAGAACATGTCACTGTATTACTACCCAACACATAGTGAAGTAAGCGTTGATTCTTTGTTTTCCTTTTTAAAGACACTACTTGATAGAATTAAGAGTAGTTGAGGTTGCTTTCTTccctgataaaaaataaaaaggagtgaatatgatatatatattcacTATCGAAACGTATTATCAAAAAGAGATAGAAGAGAATGGAGAAAATTGAAATGTATTATCAAAAATAAACAGAAGAATCACTATCGCATACAGCTAATAATGTATGTACAGACAACtccacccaaaaaaataaaacaacgAATCAAACAAAACTATCAAAATCTTAAAATTATTGCCAAGGTAACATAGTGACATCGAACCCCTTACCAAAAGAGGAAAGAATCACATCCtcaaaaactatatatatatatatatatatatgaccctCCCATATTCTCTCATCAAACATACTTTTAATTGTAATGATAAAACCTctttggagttttttttttttttaaagagagaaaataaaataaaataacaaaacTATCCAAATCTTATTCTTATTTCcaaaattttctactttaaaACAACAAAGTGCACCACATAACCGTCACcaaatccatataaaaatatagaaattttaccaaaaaagaaaggagaaaaaaaaaaaaaagagtgtaaCTGGATTTCCACATCCTTTGTgattgttttatttatttttttcaattaaagtGTTTTGATTTTCACCCCCCCAAAAAAATTCCAACCTCAATTTCTAATTTAACTATTCATACTCTCTGCTGCGGTCAACAGCTCATGGCTCAATACGTGAGATTTTGGCCGCTCTGATCTATAAACCtcatgattttatccttcaaaatgAGCTTCCCATAAGAAGGATGATCCTTTTCTATATaagttagagttttttttttgactcacaaCCAATATGAGGTTAATGATTCTCTCTCTTTTATACTATGACATAGCTCCTTAGTCCAGAAGATGTCCTCATCCTTATGTTTACCACGAGGAGCCCCATAGTTATAAGAATGGTCCCTATTTGACACGTCACTTTTGTGGCCAAAAACTCATGGCTCagtatataatatattatctattttatctCTAGGCCTCATAATTTTGCCCTTCAAAAGACGTCTCATATTATCTCTGTCTTTTCTTAAAGTTAATCAACAAAAGCTGGCGAGACTTTCTTTTCTACGCTCTTaaatttctgtttgtttttcttttgGGGGCTATGAACCTATCCCAAAAAGCTCATTATTTTTGGGATGATATAAGGAAAGGATCCTAAAGAATTAAATTCTTGCGATCCCaaaacaataaaaataacaaAAGAGTCCAGATTCACTTTATcttctttaaaataaaaaaaaagagaaaaaaataaagaggatTACTTACGTTCCTCTTCCTGGTGCCAGAATCCCCAGACCCAGAGCTGACCCCCAAGATCAAATCCAAGGTGCCCTTGGAGTTCATATTGTCCTGATTAAAGGCGTGCTTGTCCGGCACACCGGCAGTCACCGATTCCCCCACCTGCCACACCTGATTCACCACCGTCATCTCCTTCCCCACCTTCACCGTCCCGAACATCCTCATCGTCCCGCCCACGTACTCCGCCGCCAGATCCGCCGTCTCGAACGCAATCTTCGACTCCTCCAGCGGCCCGTACCCCTTGATGTCGTACGTCTTCACCACCATCCTCCCGTCCGCCCCCCGGAACGTCGCCAGCGTCTGCGACCCCACCATGCCCGTCCCCGTGGGGTTGATCGCCCACGCCACCCAACCCCCCTCCGCCGCCGGCGGCGCCACGAAGGCGATCGAGAGATTCCCCGCGGCGCGGTCGTAGGTCCAGTGGATGGAGGCGGACAGCTGGGGAAGGTCGCTGCAGGACGCGAACACCCGATTCGATCCAAGATTCTGGGACTTGCATCCCTGGGCGGCGGCGGGCGACGGAAGGAAGCAAACGGCGGCGATGGCGGCGAAGAGGAGCACGAAGGCGCCGGCCATGGgtgttctcctcctcctcctcctccttcggggCTTGTGGATGTCGGCCTGGAATTTGTTGTTTGACAAAGAAGCGAGTCGTCAAGCTCCGCGGAGCGGAGGATTTCACGGGGGAAGGTAGCTCTGGTCGGGAAGTTATAGCGATGAGGTTTGGGCGAAACGTGAGTCTGCTGCTCCGCACGAACAGTTTGGTGAACGAGAGTAGTAGAAAGAGTCGTGTTTTTATTGGTTAAGCTACGGTCTCCGATGCCACGTTGGCGGTGAGTTAGGGCCGTGTCCTAACGGGATCCGGTTTAGAGGTTTGTAATGGAAAgttgtatatttatttattatttattaattattattattattatttgaatcCAGACCTCCCAACATTCTGGACAATTAATGGCAGCACCAAGATGGTTGCGCATCATCCCACTTAGCTCGTCTTCTTCTAGCGCATATGGAGACGGGCCAATGACAGATGGGGtctgtcacgcctccgatccgagatttgtgaatcgagggtcgcgacaaccgccgcatactcatgaagaactctctccataagcatgcaaggcatctcatcacgatatcaatgcatcgcagcagaataaatttaaataattattattcaattttaattcaaataattaaatcaaatgtcttacatcgaataaaatttttactaaaacaataaagacaatagatctaagttcaatgaagttaacaatgctaaatctcgcctctaaaagctctgtcccaatatttcttcccacgctcgaaattaattgtctgaatctgaaaaatagaaagaaaggtaatgagctagacagcccagtaagtaacaaatatctcaaccagatatttcagatattatataattttcaagaataatattacaaataaacataaaaatatatttcatgctgatttaatacaaatccaataatttcaaatattcacatataatataatcataaattcgattcgatttcaaaacattcgtaactcaacagcctcgactatgaccaacgtttaacccccattggcggggtccacagaataccagcgcacaacctccactggcagggtccagaaataccagcgcacaatccccactggcagggtgcacaaataccagcgcacaacccccactggcagggtccacaaagtaccaacgtataatctccattggcggggcccactgaaacatagttaggctgagcgcataaatccgatctatatcaaaatactgtaccataatatgtcataatttttcactaaatatgtgcataaatcgatataccataatatttcaaaaatacttttctttcaaaacataatttcataaatcatgcataatttcagagaaaaattatttattttcagaataaatatggaatatcttgaTAAGATgaatcattacttacctttcacggagcactgaacgaatagatcgactaacttctagtagattctttcgtgcctattatccaaaattatatttttacattaattttaattcaaaattaaatctaacaaattctaaaattaaaatctcacttaaaatcagactcgtctctaaactcgatcagaatcatcagatgaagccttcccctatgctaatcctagaaggataattttagagagagaaatccatcaagagagagaaaaacaagctagagagagaaaattctagagagagaaagtagagagagaaagtccaattccagagagagaaagtcagggttcagactgaaagaagagagagaaactctctctctcatcaatttcatttttttttttcgtttgaatgGCTTTGATGGGCtgaggtttgggctataacagggCCGGTGGAAAAGATTTTTGATTCgtttggtataatttttttttgagaaatttattcttaaaaaaataattttaaaatatttgataggTCATAAAAAAATCACTTATATTTAGATtgaatatctatatttttataaaaaataatataaaatatttattatattcttaataaaataatatcttattaTAGTACATCCataattttaaagatattttgaaaaaaaattcaatttctaatcaataaaaaaaatcaaaaatttagattttatataaatttttttttctataaatatataaaattttattttcgtgAAAATATTACCTCTCGAGCCTTCTTCCTTGGAAactctaattaaatatttttttttattgattttttttttttaatttcttggaAGAAAAAGATCGAAAGGAAAATAAACAAACTTATCTAAACCACTCTCACTTCCGGAACCAGTTTCACGGCCCCTCTTAACGCTTGACATTCCTCTTTGATAAGGATCacaatttttatagtaaatattgtcccaaaaaaagaaaatactGTCCGCGTGTAAATAGCTGAAGAATGCCAGGTAGGATGGTTGCGTTCATGCATTAAAATTGATCGAACGGTTGAGAAAGGATCTCTCGGAGGTCTAACGGAGGGAAAGAAGACGACGAGCAGAATAATACTTGGGTCTGGTAGGAAGAGTGTGGGCGGGTGGAGGACGTGTGAAAGTGACGCCATCAACAAATTATTGCCTACGCACCACGTAGCCGCACAATACATGCATGCAGGCATATCGACTGCCAGCTCCTCTTATAAATCTTCTTTAGCGAGCACGTCTTttaatgcattatcatagaaaccaGCTGTCGCTGTTCGCTGCATGTGGGTCATAATTTCTCCCGCAGTGGTGGGGTAGGTTTGGGCTTCCGGCCTTCATACTACGTCAGGGTGGCGATAGCGTGACGTTGTTACTAGAAGCCCAAGTAAACTTAGTCGTCAACTTAGTACGAGATTGAGACCATGTGGTGGCTTGTAGCTTTATTAGGTTTATCAACGGATTCGATGAATAACGTTGAAATGGGTAAGTCCATACTTAGCACGACATTCAAAAATATTTACTTATCTTTAATAAACGCAatgtgtgtgtttatatatatatatatatatatatatatatatatatatatatatatgtgtgtgtgtgtgtgtgtgtgggtgcgcatgcgtgcatgtatgtgtgtgtatatatatatacatgtatgtgtgtatatatatatatatatgtatgtatatatatgtatatgtatatatatatatatatatatatatatatatatatatatatatatgtatatatatgtatatgtatgtatatatatatatatgtatatgtatatatatatgtatatgtatatgtatatgtatatatatatgtatatgtatatgtatatgtatatgtatatgtatatatatatatatatatgtatatatatgtgtgtgtgtatatatatatatgtatgtgtgtgtgtgtgtatatatatatatgatctacacgcatgacaaattttttttctcttgtagGTAATGTCACAttgtaattcaattttttttgtgaGTTATGGTCTCCAATAGTGTAGAAACTGCAGCACTACTGCATTTACCTAGTCATATCTACTACTTTGAACATATAGGATCACTCCATAATTAAAATGATTAATTGCTTCAAAGGTAAACTTGTATTGGACAATTGTGTTCTTAGGTTTTTTATTCgatggaaaaaataatttgatggttATTCATGATTTCgttaattgatttttttattttttgaattaataAAGTACATGATTATTTTGCTTCATATAGTATTGGGGATATGTTGAGGAATAGAGATTTTCTCATTGTTACGATGCAGCGTATATGTCGCATTCATGATTTGGATAGTTGTTCAGTGAGCATCTAGGATAAAAATAGCTTAAGGCAAGCAAACCTATAGaataattatttgattgaagAAGATTATAGCTGAAGTAAAAAATGTCAAAGCCGACTTTTTAAGGTTACCAACAACTTACTAGGTATGATAAATGTTAAAGAAATAaagatgataatataaatatagattaaatattatgttaaatcaaattaaaaatatataataaattaataaaaaaatagaaacttagagaaaataaaatattgtaAAGCgaaaatatatgatatatatgaatATATCAACATTCAATTCTTCCACTATAGGCCTTTTTATTTATATCCACAACCTAAAAGGCATTGCAAACAAAAATGATATCAAAGTTTGAATCAACATGAATTTGGaatgatgtaaaaaaatataaccactaataaataaattgatcaaaagaggtagagagaggggggaggtggACGTGTTGAGATGAACTTGAACCAATATATATAAAAGGCTGGTGAAAGCAACAAAAACATTTTATACTAAATTTGAGTTTAAGTTAGTTCTAAATGGCTACCTACTATAGATTAAGAAATAATTCTAAAAATAAGTAGTAGTGTCTAGATGAGCCAAAGATTTATCTTATCTAATCAACTAGCATTAAAATGAATAGCTCTTGTCAAGAGAAATGAATATAGACACATCTATGGGAAGGTTAAAGGGTTTTACGATAATACATTGGAGTGTCTAATCGCTCCctccaagaaaagaaaaaaaaaaaagaaaagactaAATGTCTTAGCTAGTAATGTGTCTAGATTCTATAGCTATCATCTTTAATTATCCTAAATTATGATGTCAAGAGGATATATAGAAGGAAGAAGTaacaataaagaaaataaaataattttttttttcaactcaaTATGCATTTTATAGGAATTCTCTATTTTtctcatgaaaaagaaaaaaagcagtAAATTTCCAAGCTTTAATCAATGTAATTTTTGTTCTCTATTTGAGAACAGTCACTTTGATTAAGAATTTTCAAAATACGCTTTCAGTTGTTATCATTTCAAAACCAATAAGGATTACCTCTTGTCTATCAAAATAACCTCCCTAGAAAGGCCAAATGTGGGTGAAAGATTGCACTTGTTTGACTCACTCATTTATACAAGTGGAACCGAGGAAAAAGAAGTTAGATTATGTATACCAATGTTTGTCCTCTTGTTACTGAATGACCATCCTCCATGCTAAATCCACAGCTATTTGGAGTAAAATGTCTTATATGGCAACAATGAGTGTCAACAATCCTATATTTGCTTGCTTTTTACATTCTTGGCATGCCCTCCAATTCTCCACCTGGTTGTCTATGAATTTTATTAACAAATGATTATAAATGTGATGTGTGCATTTGGTTGAGCTTTCCTACAGCATCCAAGGTCCAACTCGCATTTAGGTGCCTGACATCCTTGCCCAACTAGCCCGGAGAATTAAACAATATGTAGCATACattttagatttttataccatagatattagatctagatAAAGTGCAAAATGTACATTAAGAGGAAAAGTTTTTAGTATAATTAATAATCATGATTAAAGAAGTGGTTTTAATAGAAGAGAGAATTCATAGCTAAAGTGATAGGCATGGTATGGATTATATCCGTCTCGATTCATTTTCGTATCTAAAGCTGTTCggatatagatagatatttgaaCATCCGATTAATATCTGTATTGTAttcatatttattaaaaaaaatgaatacgGACATAGATAGATAACTATCCGACCTGTCTCCAAAATATCTGATTCTACCTATAATTCTatgtaattttatataatatttattaatttataaaaaaaatatacaatcatactAATATATTATTAACTAAATTTATCATCCAttaagtaatatctttgattctatagtataaaatttaattatttaatttatatctatatttatatccatattttcagtATCCGATTCATATCcgtatctatataaaataaatataaatatgaatttttgAATCTAACTAATATTTGTATTCATCAGAAAAAACAAATATAGGTATAGATCTACtagtatttgatttgattttagtccCGTAAAGTGATGATAAAGTTTTACTGCTTTAAAATTCCTA
The sequence above is a segment of the Elaeis guineensis isolate ETL-2024a chromosome 7, EG11, whole genome shotgun sequence genome. Coding sequences within it:
- the LOC140859475 gene encoding cytochrome b561 and DOMON domain-containing protein At3g25290-like, whose protein sequence is MAGAFVLLFAAIAAVCFLPSPAAAQGCKSQNLGSNRVFASCSDLPQLSASIHWTYDRAAGNLSIAFVAPPAAEGGWVAWAINPTGTGMVGSQTLATFRGADGRMVVKTYDIKGYGPLEESKIAFETADLAAEYVGGTMRMFGTVKVGKEMTVVNQVWQVGESVTAGVPDKHAFNQDNMNSKGTLDLILGVSSGSGDSGTRKRNIHGILNAVSWGILLPTGAIFARYLKTFQSADPAWFYLHVSCQLIGYIVGVAGWGTGLNLGSKSKGVQHTTHRNIGITLFALGTLQVFALFLRPNKDHKYRFYWNIYHYLVGYTVIILGIINVFKGLKILGTDQKWTTAYIIVICILGGIALLLEAITWMIVLRRKSRNTKSNSNAI